A single window of Hyphomicrobiales bacterium DNA harbors:
- a CDS encoding Polar amino acid transport system permease protein — translation MNYTFQFGVLSEYGPYLAGGLMHAWWTSFPAILFSTFLGVVLAAMSMSRRRLVRGISIVFVDLFRTLPVVVLLIWIHYVLPILIGSSFSPTASSIVALSLNGAALACEAFRGGLEAIPQTQVQAAQSLGFSRWKVMRYITLPQAFFATLPSLTNVHITVIKNVTVTVLIAVPEVMFRAQELTVQFFRPLEFYTGAALLYVALIWGYTILMRMIERLQKWQPI, via the coding sequence ATGAATTACACCTTCCAGTTCGGCGTTCTCAGTGAATACGGGCCGTATCTCGCCGGCGGCCTCATGCATGCCTGGTGGACGAGTTTCCCGGCGATCCTGTTCTCGACCTTTCTCGGCGTCGTTCTGGCGGCGATGAGCATGTCGCGCCGCAGGCTAGTGCGCGGTATCTCCATCGTCTTCGTCGATCTTTTCCGTACGCTGCCCGTCGTGGTCCTGCTGATTTGGATCCATTACGTATTGCCGATCCTGATCGGCTCCTCGTTTTCACCGACGGCGAGCTCTATTGTCGCGCTGTCGCTCAATGGTGCGGCGCTAGCCTGCGAGGCTTTCCGTGGCGGGCTTGAGGCGATCCCGCAAACGCAAGTCCAGGCGGCGCAATCGCTCGGTTTTTCGCGCTGGAAGGTTATGCGCTACATAACCCTGCCTCAAGCCTTCTTCGCCACCTTGCCTTCACTCACCAATGTCCACATCACCGTAATCAAGAATGTCACGGTCACCGTACTCATCGCCGTCCCCGAGGTGATGTTCCGTGCGCAGGAATTGACGGTCCAGTTCTTCCGACCACTTGAATTCTATACCGGCGCGGCTCTGCTCTACGTGGCGCTGATCTGGGGCTACACCATCCTTATGCGGATGATCGAAAGGCTGCAGAAATGGCAACCGATCTGA
- the glnQ gene encoding L-glutamine ABC transporter ATP binding subunit — MATDLTAVPASLAAPDFIRIHNVHKSYGAVKVLNGISLEVAAGEVLVLCGPSGCGKSTLLRCINGLETINAGTITVGGRNVATATAEELQAIRLTTGFVFQNFNLFPHMTALQNIAIAPMKILGQSARDAKDEGRRLLERVGMADKADSYPFQLSGGQRQRVAIARALAMKPTLMLFDEPTSSLDPEMREEVLQVIRQVHHDHGMTMVVVTHEIGFAKSVASRAMLLDAGEIVEEAPVRSFFANPTQERTRRFLRAIVNE, encoded by the coding sequence ATGGCAACCGATCTGACGGCGGTCCCCGCCTCGCTGGCGGCGCCGGATTTCATCCGCATCCACAACGTCCACAAGTCCTATGGCGCGGTGAAAGTCCTGAACGGGATCTCGCTCGAGGTCGCTGCGGGGGAGGTGCTGGTGCTGTGCGGGCCGAGCGGTTGCGGCAAGAGCACGCTGCTGCGCTGCATCAACGGGCTAGAGACGATTAATGCCGGCACCATCACCGTCGGCGGGCGCAATGTCGCGACAGCGACCGCCGAAGAGTTGCAGGCGATCCGGCTCACCACCGGCTTTGTCTTCCAGAATTTCAATCTCTTCCCGCATATGACGGCGTTACAGAACATCGCGATCGCGCCGATGAAGATCCTCGGCCAATCGGCGCGTGATGCCAAGGATGAGGGACGCCGGCTCCTTGAGCGCGTCGGGATGGCTGACAAGGCCGATTCCTATCCGTTCCAGCTCTCAGGTGGCCAGCGCCAGCGCGTCGCGATTGCGCGCGCCTTGGCGATGAAGCCGACACTGATGCTGTTCGACGAGCCGACCTCGTCGCTCGACCCCGAGATGCGCGAGGAGGTGCTGCAAGTCATTCGCCAGGTCCACCACGATCACGGCATGACCATGGTTGTCGTGACCCACGAGATCGGCTTCGCCAAGAGCGTCGCCAGTCGCGCGATGCTGCTTGATGCCGGCGAGATTGTCGAAGAGGCACCGGTCCGGAGCTTCTTCGCCAACCCGACCCAGGAACGCACCCGACGCTTTCTACGGGCGATCGTCAACGAATAG
- a CDS encoding putative peptide ABC transporter permease protein y4tQ (Evidence 3 : Putative function from multiple computational evidences), with product MTVEHATLPLEVSPGRRGQTLRRLASHRPLLLGATILLILLIIAIAAPLLGTIDPAALSPARRNRAPSELYWFGTDQLGRDIYSRVLYGARVSLIVGISVAMLSAAVGIIVGIIAGYIRWTDGIIMRMMDGLMSIPPILLAIALMTLTRGSLGNVILAITISEIPRVARVVRGALLSLREQPFVLAAVATGVSVPRIMLRHILPNIMAPVIIQATYICGAAMLTEAILSFIGAGLPPTIPSWGNIMAEGRALWQVKPYMIAFPAIFLSIAILAVNLVGDGLRDALDPRLRER from the coding sequence ATGACCGTCGAACACGCAACCCTTCCGCTGGAAGTCTCGCCCGGACGCCGGGGGCAGACATTGCGGCGTCTGGCAAGCCATCGCCCATTGCTCCTGGGAGCGACCATACTTCTCATCCTCCTGATCATTGCAATCGCAGCGCCTTTGCTTGGCACGATCGATCCCGCTGCGCTGTCGCCAGCACGGCGCAATCGCGCACCGTCCGAACTTTACTGGTTCGGCACTGACCAGCTCGGCCGAGACATCTATTCGCGTGTCCTTTATGGCGCGCGCGTCTCGCTGATTGTTGGAATTTCTGTCGCTATGCTGTCAGCGGCAGTCGGGATCATCGTGGGCATCATTGCGGGCTACATCCGCTGGACGGATGGCATCATCATGCGGATGATGGATGGATTGATGTCCATCCCGCCTATCCTTCTCGCGATCGCCCTGATGACGCTCACCCGCGGGTCTCTCGGCAATGTCATCCTGGCTATCACAATATCCGAGATCCCACGTGTCGCCCGCGTGGTGCGCGGTGCGCTGCTCAGCCTGCGGGAGCAGCCCTTCGTACTCGCTGCCGTCGCAACCGGCGTGAGCGTGCCGCGGATCATGCTGCGCCATATTCTTCCCAACATCATGGCGCCGGTCATTATCCAGGCCACCTATATTTGCGGCGCGGCCATGCTGACGGAGGCTATTCTGTCCTTTATTGGCGCTGGTCTGCCGCCCACCATACCGTCCTGGGGCAACATCATGGCTGAAGGCCGCGCGTTGTGGCAGGTCAAGCCCTATATGATCGCCTTCCCAGCGATCTTCTTGTCGATCGCCATCCTCGCCGTGAACCTCGTCGGCGATGGTCTTCGCGACGCTCTGGATCCGCGCTTGCGCGAAAGATGA
- a CDS encoding putative peptide ABC transporter permease protein y4tP (Evidence 3 : Putative function from multiple computational evidences) codes for MLIYCIRRVLSTVPVMLFVAFFVFSLLYLAPGDPALIIAGDHASADDVARIRQALGLDQPFLIRFWDWLLQVARGDLGQSIFTNLPVAHMIGQRVGPTLSLMVLTMALSVIIAVPIGVVAAWRRGSWVDHLVTAGAVFSFSIPVFVVGYLLAYIFAVQLGWLPVQGYTPLSAGILPFLGNLILPVLALSGVYIALIARISRAAMIEVLTQDYVRTARAKGLGHGAVLFVHALKNAAVPIITVIGIGVALLIGGTVVTESVFAIPGLGRLTVDAILRRDYPVIQGIVLIFSITYVLINLAVDILYTIFDPRIRY; via the coding sequence ATGTTGATTTACTGCATACGCCGCGTCTTATCGACCGTTCCGGTCATGTTATTCGTGGCGTTCTTCGTCTTCAGCCTGCTCTATCTCGCGCCCGGCGACCCCGCACTCATCATTGCCGGGGATCATGCGAGCGCGGACGATGTCGCGCGAATTCGACAAGCGCTCGGGCTCGACCAGCCGTTTCTCATTCGTTTCTGGGATTGGCTCTTGCAGGTGGCGCGGGGGGACCTTGGTCAGTCCATTTTCACGAATTTGCCTGTGGCGCATATGATCGGCCAGCGGGTCGGCCCGACTTTGTCATTGATGGTGCTGACCATGGCCCTGTCCGTCATCATAGCGGTTCCCATCGGCGTCGTCGCTGCTTGGCGCAGAGGCTCGTGGGTTGACCATCTTGTGACCGCAGGAGCGGTTTTCAGCTTTTCTATCCCCGTCTTTGTTGTCGGTTATCTGCTCGCCTATATCTTCGCCGTCCAGCTCGGATGGCTGCCTGTTCAGGGCTATACTCCGCTGAGCGCCGGAATTCTGCCGTTTCTCGGCAACCTGATACTGCCAGTTCTAGCTTTATCTGGTGTTTATATCGCGCTCATCGCCCGCATTTCGCGGGCCGCGATGATCGAGGTGCTGACTCAGGACTATGTGCGGACGGCGCGGGCGAAGGGCCTTGGGCATGGCGCAGTCTTGTTTGTCCACGCGTTGAAGAATGCAGCAGTTCCAATCATTACGGTCATCGGCATTGGTGTGGCGCTGCTTATCGGTGGCACCGTGGTCACAGAGAGCGTATTTGCTATTCCCGGCCTCGGACGTCTCACCGTCGATGCCATCCTGAGGCGCGACTATCCGGTTATCCAGGGCATTGTACTGATTTTCAGCATCACCTATGTTCTGATCAATCTTGCCGTTGATATCCTATATACGATCTTCGATCCTCGAATCCGGTACTGA
- the gno gene encoding Gluconate 5-dehydrogenase: MQSEETNYFRLSGDIALVTGASRGIGRAIAIALARSGAHVILNARDPEQLDASRAELAGEGLSVSAIPFDVTDPAAVEAAVATIVERHGGLDIAVGNAGQSLRKPLGEFDKADMARLLDVNLGSALVLAQAVAPSMQARGGGRILFTGSMLGQIARPNNALYSATKAGLAGLVRALAVDLGPRGIRCNVVAPGVVRTAMTETLAVDPAVDAFVKQRTPLGRWATPQDIAGAALFLVSPASAFVTGQVLLVDGGMSIQA; this comes from the coding sequence TTGCAGTCGGAAGAGACGAATTATTTTCGCCTGTCCGGGGACATTGCGCTTGTCACCGGGGCATCACGCGGCATCGGGCGGGCTATCGCCATTGCTTTGGCCAGGTCGGGCGCGCATGTCATTCTGAATGCGCGTGATCCCGAACAACTCGATGCCAGCCGGGCTGAACTCGCCGGGGAGGGGCTGTCCGTCTCAGCCATCCCGTTCGACGTCACGGATCCCGCAGCGGTCGAAGCGGCCGTTGCAACGATCGTCGAACGTCACGGCGGCCTCGATATCGCGGTCGGTAATGCTGGACAGTCCCTGCGTAAGCCGCTCGGGGAGTTCGACAAGGCCGACATGGCCCGCTTGTTGGATGTCAATCTCGGTTCGGCCCTGGTTTTGGCGCAGGCGGTGGCCCCGTCGATGCAGGCGCGCGGGGGAGGGCGTATCCTGTTCACAGGATCCATGCTCGGCCAGATCGCCCGGCCGAACAATGCGCTCTATTCCGCGACCAAAGCCGGTCTCGCCGGGCTGGTGCGTGCCCTTGCCGTCGATCTCGGGCCACGTGGTATTCGTTGTAACGTGGTTGCGCCGGGCGTTGTGCGTACAGCGATGACGGAGACCCTGGCGGTAGATCCGGCGGTCGATGCCTTCGTGAAGCAGAGGACACCACTGGGGCGTTGGGCGACGCCGCAGGATATCGCAGGTGCTGCGCTTTTCCTGGTGTCGCCGGCCAGTGCATTCGTCACCGGGCAGGTATTGCTCGTGGACGGCGGCATGTCGATCCAGGCCTGA
- a CDS encoding Peptide/nickel transport system substrate-binding protein: MRRREFLKGGAALTAAAIAAPAVIAAERQRVLKFVPQTDVAGLDPVWTPTYPARDHALMVFDTLFAQDDSYQAVPQMVDGVVTENDGLTWKLTLRPGLAFHDGTPVLARDCVASIQRWAKRDSFGGALMAATNELSAADDKTIVFRLKRPFPLLPDALGKSYPRICPMMPERLANTDAFTQITEMVGSGPFRFVANERVAGARLVYERFDGYVPRPSGTPQWTSGPKIVHFDRVEWTIIPDPSTAFSALKSGEIDWWWTPDADLLPALRGDKNVNVRIADPTGQIGTLRFNHLVPPFNNPALRRAVLSAIDQRDFMTAIVGDDTTLWRDGVGYFCPGTPYASSAGMGPLTGPRDIEKSKAAVKAAGYNGEKVVVLAPADIPNLKALADMTADMLTKIGFNVDYQAMGWGALVQRRFKEDPVEQGGWNIFSTFWSGMDQSTPAGHAFIRGNGKPTGPGWPTAPKIEALRDAWLEASDEASRKTIAANMQVQAFEDVPYAPLGQYFFATAHRADLTGILNGLPAFWNVKRG, encoded by the coding sequence ATGCGTAGACGTGAATTCCTGAAAGGCGGCGCTGCGCTGACCGCGGCGGCGATTGCCGCACCCGCCGTGATCGCGGCGGAGCGGCAACGGGTGCTCAAATTCGTTCCGCAAACGGATGTTGCAGGCCTCGATCCCGTCTGGACCCCCACCTATCCGGCAAGAGACCATGCGCTGATGGTCTTCGACACCTTGTTCGCGCAGGATGACAGTTACCAGGCCGTTCCGCAGATGGTTGACGGCGTGGTCACGGAGAACGATGGCCTCACCTGGAAACTGACGCTGCGTCCCGGCCTCGCATTCCATGATGGAACGCCCGTGCTCGCGCGCGATTGTGTGGCGAGCATCCAGCGCTGGGCCAAGCGGGATTCCTTTGGCGGTGCGCTGATGGCCGCGACCAACGAGTTGTCCGCGGCCGATGACAAGACCATCGTCTTCCGCCTGAAGCGGCCGTTCCCCCTTCTGCCTGACGCCCTCGGCAAGTCCTATCCCCGCATCTGTCCCATGATGCCGGAGCGACTGGCCAATACGGATGCCTTCACCCAGATAACAGAGATGGTCGGTAGCGGACCGTTCCGCTTCGTCGCCAACGAACGGGTGGCTGGGGCACGTCTCGTCTATGAGCGTTTCGATGGCTATGTGCCGCGCCCGAGCGGCACCCCGCAATGGACCTCCGGTCCCAAGATCGTGCATTTCGACCGCGTCGAATGGACGATCATTCCAGATCCTTCGACCGCATTTTCCGCGTTGAAGTCGGGCGAAATCGACTGGTGGTGGACACCGGACGCAGATCTCCTGCCCGCCCTCCGCGGCGACAAAAACGTCAATGTGCGAATCGCGGACCCGACAGGGCAGATCGGCACGCTCCGTTTCAACCACCTCGTTCCGCCGTTCAACAATCCCGCGCTCCGTCGCGCGGTGCTTAGCGCGATCGACCAGCGCGACTTCATGACGGCCATCGTCGGCGACGACACCACGCTTTGGCGCGATGGGGTTGGCTACTTCTGCCCCGGCACGCCCTACGCGAGCAGCGCGGGAATGGGGCCGCTCACCGGACCGCGTGACATCGAAAAGAGCAAGGCCGCGGTCAAGGCTGCCGGGTACAACGGCGAGAAAGTCGTTGTGCTTGCCCCCGCTGATATTCCGAATTTGAAGGCCTTGGCGGACATGACCGCCGACATGCTGACGAAGATCGGTTTCAACGTAGACTATCAGGCGATGGGCTGGGGCGCACTCGTACAGCGGCGGTTCAAGGAAGATCCGGTTGAACAAGGTGGCTGGAATATTTTCAGCACCTTCTGGAGCGGGATGGATCAGTCCACACCGGCCGGCCACGCGTTCATCCGCGGCAATGGCAAGCCGACCGGCCCCGGCTGGCCGACCGCACCCAAGATCGAGGCCTTGCGCGATGCCTGGCTCGAAGCGTCCGATGAAGCTTCCCGCAAGACAATCGCGGCCAACATGCAAGTTCAGGCCTTCGAGGATGTGCCCTATGCACCGCTGGGGCAGTATTTCTTCGCGACGGCCCACCGTGCTGATCTGACAGGTATCCTCAACGGGCTGCCGGCATTCTGGAACGTCAAACGCGGTTAG
- a CDS encoding Heavy-metal-associated domain-containing protein gives MEACVINKQDNAPVASAGMPIRVTDMTCGHCVAAIRGSIENAIPGAKVRIDQEARLVFVADADPARIREIIALAGYTPDASPR, from the coding sequence ATGGAGGCATGTGTCATCAACAAGCAGGATAACGCTCCGGTAGCCAGTGCGGGCATGCCCATCCGCGTCACGGACATGACCTGCGGTCATTGCGTGGCGGCGATCCGAGGTTCCATCGAGAATGCCATTCCGGGGGCCAAGGTCAGGATCGATCAGGAAGCACGGCTTGTTTTCGTGGCGGATGCTGATCCTGCAAGGATCCGCGAGATCATCGCGCTCGCTGGCTACACGCCCGACGCATCACCAAGGTGA
- the actP gene encoding Copper-transporting P-type ATPase, whose amino-acid sequence MTVVTQIRQSPDHRLVLPISGMSCASCVGRVEKAIRAVEGVEDVAVNLATGRASVDVGAASAAVLADAVQRAGYVVPSSEADLEIAGMSCASCVGRVERTLATVPGVLEATANLATRKAHIRYIGDDSLLAKAAAAATKAGYPAVPIIAGDSQREREDISREKEIRRLGLSLALSTIATLPLLVMEMGAHLSDSLHHLLASTIGDNSMRLIAFALATVVQFGPGLQFYRKGAPALIRGTPDMNSLVMVGTSMAYLYSVASTFAPQWLPEGMDYTYFEAGAVIVTLILAGRWFEAKAKGQTSSAIRKLMTLQAKTARIIRDDVERDVSIDEVRIGDIVIVRPGERVPVDGTIISGTSYVDESMITGEPAPAQKSTGDEVIGGTVNKTGSFQFEAAKVGADTLLAQIVRTVEAAQGSKLPIQALVDKVTLWFVPAVMAAAVATFLVWAIAGPQPALNFAIANAVAVLIIACPCAMGLATPTSIMVGTGKAAEMGILFRRGEALQALRDTKTIALDKTGTLTKGHPELTDVIVANGFEEVEMLRLAASAESRSEHPIAQAIVTEAKRRGIALAEPSTFVAEVGFGVVARVGGHAVLVGADRLARREAVDISLLAEKAEALAARGRSPLYVMIDGKLAALLAVADPVKETTPAALAALRQLGLRIVMITGDNRRTAEAIARDLGIEDVAAEVLPTGKADVVKRLQTQWGHVAFVGDGINDAPALAQADVGLAIGTGTDIAIESADVVLMSGDLRNVPNAIALSRATLRNIAQNLGWAFGYNAVLIPVAAGVLYPAFGILMSPMFAGVAMALSSVSVVTNALRLRRFAPPLAADAASPSQTTVAAAR is encoded by the coding sequence ATGACCGTCGTCACGCAAATCCGACAGAGCCCAGACCACAGGCTCGTCCTGCCCATCTCGGGGATGAGCTGCGCCTCCTGCGTCGGCCGCGTCGAAAAAGCCATCAGGGCGGTCGAAGGCGTCGAGGACGTGGCGGTGAATCTCGCGACGGGACGGGCCAGCGTCGACGTGGGCGCAGCGAGTGCCGCTGTCCTCGCGGATGCCGTCCAAAGGGCGGGATACGTGGTGCCCAGCAGCGAAGCCGATCTCGAGATCGCGGGAATGAGCTGCGCCTCATGCGTCGGTCGCGTCGAACGGACTCTGGCGACCGTTCCCGGCGTTCTCGAAGCGACCGCCAACCTTGCCACACGCAAAGCGCATATTCGCTATATCGGCGACGACAGTCTGCTGGCCAAGGCAGCCGCAGCCGCCACGAAAGCCGGCTATCCGGCCGTGCCAATCATAGCGGGGGACAGCCAGCGGGAGCGGGAAGACATCAGCCGCGAGAAGGAAATCCGGCGGCTTGGCTTGTCACTGGCCTTGTCGACGATCGCGACCCTTCCATTGCTCGTGATGGAAATGGGCGCTCACCTTTCGGACAGCTTGCACCACCTGCTGGCGAGCACGATCGGCGACAACAGCATGCGTTTAATCGCGTTCGCCCTCGCCACGGTGGTGCAGTTCGGACCCGGGCTCCAGTTCTATCGCAAGGGTGCCCCCGCGCTGATCCGCGGCACGCCTGACATGAATTCGCTCGTCATGGTCGGCACGTCGATGGCTTATCTCTATTCGGTGGCGTCGACCTTCGCACCGCAATGGCTGCCGGAGGGCATGGACTACACCTATTTCGAGGCCGGCGCCGTCATCGTCACGCTCATTCTCGCCGGACGGTGGTTCGAGGCCAAGGCCAAAGGCCAGACGAGCTCGGCCATCCGCAAGCTGATGACACTGCAGGCAAAGACCGCGCGGATCATCCGGGACGACGTCGAGCGCGACGTCTCCATAGACGAGGTCCGCATCGGCGACATCGTGATCGTGCGCCCCGGCGAGCGTGTGCCGGTTGATGGCACGATCATCTCCGGCACCTCCTATGTCGACGAATCCATGATCACCGGAGAGCCAGCCCCCGCGCAGAAAAGCACCGGCGACGAGGTCATCGGCGGCACGGTGAACAAGACCGGATCTTTCCAGTTCGAGGCCGCGAAGGTCGGTGCCGACACATTGCTTGCGCAGATCGTCCGGACGGTCGAGGCTGCCCAGGGTTCGAAGCTGCCTATCCAGGCACTGGTCGACAAGGTCACGCTATGGTTCGTGCCCGCCGTCATGGCGGCCGCCGTGGCAACCTTCCTCGTATGGGCCATCGCCGGTCCGCAGCCTGCCCTCAATTTCGCCATCGCCAATGCGGTCGCCGTCCTGATCATCGCCTGCCCCTGTGCCATGGGTCTTGCAACACCAACCTCGATCATGGTCGGGACTGGCAAGGCTGCTGAAATGGGTATTCTGTTTCGGCGGGGCGAAGCTCTCCAGGCCCTGCGCGACACCAAGACCATCGCCCTCGACAAGACCGGGACCTTGACCAAAGGCCATCCGGAGCTCACCGACGTCATCGTCGCGAATGGGTTTGAGGAAGTGGAGATGCTCCGCCTCGCAGCTTCTGCCGAGAGCCGGTCGGAGCACCCCATCGCGCAGGCCATCGTCACAGAGGCGAAGCGGCGCGGCATCGCCTTGGCGGAGCCATCGACTTTCGTCGCCGAGGTCGGCTTCGGCGTGGTGGCGCGCGTTGGGGGACACGCAGTGTTGGTGGGCGCCGACCGCCTTGCGCGACGCGAGGCGGTCGACATCTCGCTGCTGGCGGAGAAAGCGGAAGCACTCGCTGCGCGCGGCAGGTCCCCTCTCTATGTGATGATCGACGGCAAACTCGCCGCTCTTCTCGCCGTAGCGGATCCGGTCAAGGAAACCACGCCCGCGGCGCTCGCCGCCCTCAGGCAGCTCGGCTTGAGGATCGTCATGATCACCGGAGACAATCGCCGGACGGCCGAAGCCATCGCGCGGGATCTTGGGATCGAGGATGTGGCCGCCGAGGTCTTACCCACCGGAAAGGCCGATGTCGTCAAGCGGCTGCAGACGCAGTGGGGACATGTCGCCTTCGTTGGTGACGGGATCAACGATGCGCCGGCGCTCGCACAGGCCGATGTCGGGCTGGCGATTGGCACAGGCACCGATATCGCTATCGAAAGTGCCGATGTAGTGCTGATGTCGGGCGATCTGCGCAACGTCCCCAATGCGATCGCCCTGTCGCGCGCCACCCTTCGCAACATCGCGCAAAATCTCGGCTGGGCGTTCGGCTACAACGCGGTTCTTATCCCTGTTGCGGCGGGTGTGCTCTATCCCGCGTTCGGCATCCTGATGTCGCCGATGTTCGCCGGTGTGGCCATGGCGTTGTCGAGTGTCAGTGTCGTCACCAACGCCCTGAGGCTACGCCGCTTCGCGCCGCCGCTTGCGGCTGATGCAGCCTCTCCCAGCCAAACCACAGTGGCGGCCGCTCGCTGA